The following coding sequences lie in one Heyndrickxia oleronia genomic window:
- a CDS encoding uroporphyrinogen-III synthase translates to MIYDLPLAGKKILVTRGGRKGEELASKIISKGGSSSIIPLIDFTVNNDQHAREYVQKLPSYDWIIFTSQNGVNYFFEECTRLNPNFCPSDIKNNVAAVGSKTKEAVEKYGVKVGFYPSQFSAADFIVEFLKKEHSTKHILIAKGNLASRTIADGLEEKKVLVDEWIVYRTFFPYKSRDKLVQLLVDRELDYATFTSPSTFHHFMEVVTSCSLQYALKNIEFIAIGAVTKKAIEQYGFSVAASPEVYTIESMLDSLCQLAKLKEEKK, encoded by the coding sequence ATGATTTACGATTTGCCCCTAGCAGGCAAAAAAATATTGGTTACCCGGGGAGGTAGGAAAGGTGAGGAGCTTGCAAGTAAAATTATAAGTAAAGGTGGTAGCTCTTCTATCATCCCGCTGATTGATTTTACAGTAAATAATGATCAACATGCTCGCGAATATGTTCAAAAACTGCCTTCATATGATTGGATCATATTTACCAGTCAAAATGGTGTTAACTATTTCTTTGAAGAATGTACCCGATTAAATCCCAATTTTTGTCCGTCTGATATTAAAAATAATGTTGCGGCCGTTGGGAGTAAAACAAAGGAAGCTGTAGAGAAATATGGAGTTAAAGTAGGTTTCTATCCATCTCAATTTAGTGCGGCAGACTTTATTGTTGAGTTTCTAAAAAAGGAACACTCGACTAAACATATATTAATTGCGAAAGGCAATTTAGCTAGTAGAACGATTGCTGATGGACTAGAGGAAAAAAAAGTGTTAGTTGATGAATGGATTGTGTATCGAACTTTTTTTCCATATAAAAGTAGAGATAAGCTTGTCCAATTACTAGTAGATAGGGAATTGGATTATGCGACTTTTACTAGTCCTTCGACATTTCACCATTTTATGGAGGTTGTTACCTCCTGTTCATTGCAGTATGCCCTAAAAAATATTGAATTTATTGCGATTGGTGCTGTAACCAAAAAAGCAATTGAACAATATGGTTTTTCCGTTGCTGCAAGCCCAGAAGTGTATACTATAGAATCAATGTTAGATAGCTTATGTCAATTAGCGAAACTTAAGGAGGAAAAAAAATGA
- the hemB gene encoding porphobilinogen synthase has protein sequence MKDMQFKRHRRLRSSANMRALVRETHLHIDDLIYPIFVVEGENIKKEISSMPGIYNLSLDQLKGEMDEVVALGIKSVLLFGVPNEKDAEGSGAFHNHGIVQEATRLIKKMYPEIIIIADTCLCEYTDHGHCGVIADGKILNDPSLDLLAKTAVSQAEAGADIIAPSNMMDGFVAAIRKGLDEAGYEDIPIMSYAVKYASAFYGPFRDAAGSTPQFGDRKTYQMDPANRLEALREAESDVEEGADFLIVKPTLSYLDIVRDVKNEFNLPVVAYNVSGEYSLIKAAAQNGWVDEKTIVLETLTSMKRAGSDLIITYFAKDVAKWLAE, from the coding sequence ATGAAAGACATGCAATTTAAACGTCATAGAAGACTTCGTAGTTCAGCGAATATGAGAGCATTGGTTCGTGAAACTCATTTACATATTGATGATTTGATTTATCCAATCTTTGTTGTCGAAGGAGAAAATATTAAAAAGGAAATTTCATCTATGCCAGGTATTTACAACCTATCCCTTGATCAGTTAAAAGGTGAAATGGATGAAGTAGTTGCTTTAGGCATTAAATCTGTCTTGTTATTTGGGGTGCCAAATGAGAAGGATGCTGAAGGGTCCGGTGCTTTCCACAATCATGGAATTGTCCAAGAAGCCACGCGTTTGATTAAAAAGATGTATCCTGAGATTATTATTATTGCCGATACCTGCCTCTGCGAATATACCGATCATGGACATTGTGGAGTGATTGCAGATGGAAAAATTCTAAATGATCCTAGCCTTGATCTATTGGCAAAAACAGCTGTAAGTCAAGCAGAGGCTGGTGCAGATATTATTGCCCCATCAAATATGATGGATGGGTTCGTCGCGGCCATTAGAAAGGGATTAGATGAAGCGGGTTATGAGGATATTCCAATTATGTCGTATGCAGTAAAATATGCTTCTGCATTCTATGGTCCATTTCGTGATGCAGCTGGAAGCACACCACAATTTGGAGATCGAAAAACCTATCAAATGGATCCTGCCAATCGCTTAGAAGCGTTAAGAGAAGCTGAATCAGATGTGGAAGAAGGAGCAGATTTTCTTATTGTCAAGCCAACACTTTCTTACCTTGATATTGTAAGGGATGTAAAAAATGAATTTAATCTTCCTGTAGTTGCTTATAATGTGAGTGGTGAGTATTCACTTATAAAAGCGGCTGCACAAAATGGTTGGGTCGATGAAAAGACTATTGTACTAGAAACGCTAACAAGTATGAAACGAGCTGGGTCCGATTTAATTATTACCTATTTTGCAAAAGATGTTGCAAAATGGTTAGCTGAATAA
- the hemL gene encoding glutamate-1-semialdehyde 2,1-aminomutase, protein MRSYENSKKAFKEAITLMPGGVNSPVRAFKSVNMDPIFMEKGKGSKIYDIDGNEYIDYVLSWGPLILGHTNDQVVSALKKVAENGTSFGAPTLAENKLAKLVKERVPSIEIVRMVSSGTEATMSALRLARGYTGRNKILKFEGSYHGHGDSLLIKAGSGVATLGLPDSPGVPEGVASNTVTVPYNDLEGVKAAFQQFGEDIACIIVEPVAGNMGVVPPQPGFLEGLREITSQYESLLIFDEVMTGFRVDYHCAQGYFGITPDLTCLGKVIGGGLPVGAFGGKAEIMEKIAPSGPVYQAGTLSGNPLAMTAGYETLVQLTPDTYKEFIKKADKLEQGLHNAAVKYEIPHTINRAGSMIGIFLTNEDVINYDTAKTSDLQLFAEYYRGMANNGVFLPPSQFEGLFLSTAHTDEDIEKTIKAVETTFKTIRG, encoded by the coding sequence ATGCGATCCTATGAAAATTCAAAGAAAGCATTTAAAGAAGCTATTACACTCATGCCCGGTGGGGTGAATAGTCCTGTTCGTGCCTTTAAGTCCGTCAATATGGATCCGATTTTTATGGAAAAGGGAAAAGGTTCAAAAATATATGATATTGATGGAAATGAATATATTGATTATGTTTTATCATGGGGACCACTAATACTAGGTCATACAAATGATCAAGTAGTCAGTGCCTTGAAGAAGGTTGCTGAGAATGGGACTAGCTTTGGTGCACCTACATTAGCTGAAAACAAGCTTGCAAAGCTAGTAAAAGAACGTGTACCATCTATTGAAATTGTCCGGATGGTTTCCTCTGGAACCGAAGCAACTATGAGTGCGTTAAGGCTTGCAAGAGGATATACAGGTCGCAATAAGATTTTAAAATTTGAGGGAAGCTATCATGGGCATGGTGATTCATTGTTAATTAAGGCAGGATCAGGTGTAGCTACACTAGGCTTACCTGACAGCCCTGGTGTACCTGAAGGTGTTGCTTCTAATACGGTTACTGTTCCTTATAATGATTTGGAGGGAGTTAAAGCTGCCTTCCAGCAATTTGGAGAAGACATTGCTTGTATTATTGTAGAACCAGTTGCAGGCAATATGGGTGTTGTTCCACCACAGCCAGGATTTTTAGAAGGATTGCGAGAAATAACTTCCCAGTATGAATCATTATTGATTTTTGATGAGGTTATGACTGGTTTCCGTGTTGATTATCATTGTGCACAAGGGTATTTTGGGATCACTCCAGATTTAACTTGCTTAGGGAAAGTAATTGGTGGAGGACTTCCTGTTGGTGCCTTTGGTGGAAAGGCAGAAATCATGGAAAAGATTGCACCAAGTGGTCCTGTTTACCAAGCTGGAACTTTATCTGGTAACCCATTAGCAATGACTGCTGGTTATGAAACACTTGTTCAATTGACTCCGGATACGTATAAAGAATTTATTAAAAAAGCAGACAAACTAGAACAAGGTTTGCATAATGCTGCAGTGAAATATGAAATTCCGCATACAATCAATCGAGCTGGTTCGATGATTGGTATTTTCTTAACAAATGAAGATGTAATAAATTATGATACAGCAAAAACTTCTGATTTACAGTTATTTGCTGAGTATTATCGAGGAATGGCAAATAATGGTGTATTCTTACCACCTTCTCAATTTGAGGGACTTTTCCTATCGACAGCCCATACAGATGAGGATATTGAAAAAACAATAAAAGCAGTTGAAACTACCTTTAAGACAATCAGAGGTTAG